One segment of Enterobacter ludwigii DNA contains the following:
- the tauD gene encoding taurine dioxygenase, which yields MSERLTITPLGPYIGAQVSGLDVTRPLSDNQFEQLYHAVLRHQVVFLREQAITPQQQRALALRFGDLHIHPVYPHAEGVEEIIVLDTHNDNPPDNDNWHTDVTFIETPPAGAILAAKLLPDTGGDTLWASGIAAFEALSVPFQTLLSGLRAEHDFKKSFQEYKYRKSEEEHLRWQDAVAKHPPLLHPVVRTHPVTGKQALFVNEGFTTRIVDVTEKESDALLSFLFAHITRPEFQVRWRWQENDLAIWDNRVTQHYANADYLPQRRIMQRATILGDKPFYRAG from the coding sequence ATGAGTGAACGTCTGACCATCACCCCGCTGGGGCCATATATTGGTGCGCAGGTCTCCGGCCTGGACGTGACCCGTCCACTGAGCGATAACCAGTTCGAGCAGTTGTACCACGCGGTGCTGCGCCATCAGGTGGTGTTCCTGCGCGAACAGGCGATCACCCCGCAGCAGCAGCGTGCGCTGGCCCTGCGCTTCGGCGATCTGCATATTCACCCGGTCTATCCCCATGCGGAAGGCGTGGAGGAGATCATCGTGCTGGATACCCATAACGATAATCCGCCGGACAACGACAACTGGCATACCGACGTGACGTTTATCGAAACGCCACCTGCCGGGGCGATACTGGCGGCGAAACTGTTGCCGGACACCGGTGGAGATACGCTGTGGGCCAGCGGTATCGCCGCCTTCGAGGCGCTGTCCGTACCGTTCCAGACACTGCTGAGCGGGTTGCGGGCCGAACATGACTTCAAAAAATCCTTCCAGGAGTACAAGTACCGGAAAAGCGAAGAGGAACATCTGCGCTGGCAGGACGCGGTCGCGAAACATCCGCCGCTGCTGCATCCGGTGGTGCGTACGCACCCGGTGACCGGTAAGCAGGCGTTATTTGTGAACGAAGGCTTTACGACGCGGATCGTAGACGTGACGGAAAAAGAGAGCGATGCGCTGTTAAGCTTCCTGTTTGCCCATATCACCAGGCCGGAATTTCAGGTGCGCTGGCGCTGGCAGGAGAACGATCTGGCGATCTGGGACAATCGCGTGACGCAACACTATGCGAACGCGGATTATCTGCCGCAGCGTCGGATTATGCAGCGGGCGACGATTTTAGGGGATAAACCGTTTTACCGTGCGGGCTGA
- a CDS encoding lysophospholipid acyltransferase family protein produces the protein MFSLDSVLDDLWPQARPAPWQKSLLKRLFYEEEFQQFAAAHRHLKGLDMVEQVLEHLDILCTVSARDLEQIPEHGPLVIIANHPTGTLDGLALMYAVSRVRRDVKVVTNRMLTHLEPLSSLFIPVDNMGGRTAKTSLVQMEQHLQNAGVLIFFPAGEVSRPTRKGIRDKKWHSGFIKLATKLRAPLLPVHIQAHNSLLFYASTLVSPTLSMLLLMQQMFRRRHSQLPITIGQQIAWSDWYSATLSSREMAEKCRQHVIRLGKGVPGVFKTQCAIARPEDRATLKRELAQAECLGKTGDGKSIYLWQRNGQEEAPLLRELGRLREIAFRAVEEGSGKRRDTDSYDDDYLHLILWDDEDLEIVGAYRFMPTARQVERRGPEGLYSYSLFHYDDKMQDVLEHGIELGRSFIQPRYWGRRGLDYLWSGIGAYLARYPHYRYLFGPVSISGGLPPAARDLLVAFYRLWFPASHPLAASRQPYPASLPDVLAQFGGVDYVDDLTKLKSLLGNLGCGIPPLYKQYSELCEPGGVQFIDFGSDPAFNNCVDGLVLVDLCYLKANRYQRYIEAHL, from the coding sequence ATGTTTAGTCTCGATAGCGTTCTCGATGACCTTTGGCCTCAGGCGAGGCCGGCACCCTGGCAAAAAAGTCTGTTAAAAAGGCTGTTTTACGAAGAAGAATTCCAGCAATTTGCCGCAGCACACCGCCACCTGAAAGGACTGGATATGGTGGAGCAAGTTCTGGAGCACCTTGATATTCTCTGCACCGTTTCCGCCCGCGATCTCGAACAAATCCCCGAACATGGCCCTCTGGTTATCATTGCCAACCACCCGACAGGTACTCTGGACGGGCTGGCGCTGATGTACGCCGTCTCGCGCGTGCGACGCGATGTCAAAGTCGTGACCAACCGGATGCTGACCCACCTGGAGCCGCTAAGCTCGCTGTTTATCCCGGTCGATAATATGGGCGGCAGGACGGCAAAAACGTCGCTGGTACAGATGGAACAACATCTGCAAAACGCGGGCGTGCTGATCTTCTTCCCGGCGGGTGAAGTTTCCCGGCCGACGCGAAAAGGCATTCGCGATAAAAAATGGCACTCGGGATTTATCAAACTCGCCACCAAACTGCGCGCCCCGCTGCTGCCGGTACATATTCAGGCGCACAACAGCCTCCTCTTTTATGCCAGCACGCTGGTATCGCCGACGTTATCCATGCTGCTGCTGATGCAGCAGATGTTCCGCCGTCGCCATAGCCAGCTGCCGATTACAATCGGTCAGCAGATTGCCTGGAGTGACTGGTATAGCGCCACCCTTTCGTCGCGTGAAATGGCCGAAAAGTGCCGTCAGCACGTGATACGTCTTGGCAAGGGAGTGCCTGGCGTCTTTAAAACCCAGTGCGCCATTGCCCGTCCGGAAGACCGGGCTACGCTAAAACGCGAGCTGGCGCAGGCTGAATGTCTGGGCAAAACCGGCGATGGAAAATCCATCTATCTCTGGCAGCGTAACGGCCAGGAAGAGGCGCCACTGCTACGCGAACTGGGCCGCCTGCGTGAGATTGCGTTTCGCGCGGTGGAAGAAGGGAGCGGTAAGCGCCGGGACACTGACAGCTACGATGATGATTATCTGCATCTGATCTTATGGGACGATGAGGATCTGGAGATTGTCGGTGCGTATCGCTTTATGCCCACCGCCAGACAAGTGGAGCGTCGGGGGCCGGAAGGACTGTACAGCTACAGCCTGTTCCACTACGACGACAAAATGCAGGATGTGCTGGAGCACGGCATTGAGCTCGGGCGCAGCTTTATTCAGCCGCGCTACTGGGGACGCCGCGGTCTGGACTATCTGTGGTCAGGCATTGGTGCCTATCTGGCGCGTTATCCCCACTACCGCTATCTGTTTGGTCCGGTCTCGATATCCGGCGGCTTACCGCCTGCCGCGCGGGATCTGCTGGTGGCGTTCTACCGCCTCTGGTTCCCGGCAAGCCATCCGCTCGCGGCGTCACGCCAGCCCTACCCGGCATCGCTTCCGGACGTGCTGGCGCAGTTTGGCGGCGTGGATTATGTCGACGATCTGACGAAGCTGAAATCCCTGCTCGGCAATCTGGGCTGCGGCATTCCGCCGCTCTACAAGCAGTATTCCGAGCTGTGCGAACCGGGTGGCGTACAGTTTATTGATTTCGGAAGCGACCCGGCATTCAACAACTGCGTTGACGGCCTGGTGCTGGTGGATTTGTGTTATCTGAAGGCGAACCGCTATCAGCGCTATATTGAGGCGCATTTGTAA
- the hemB gene encoding porphobilinogen synthase, producing the protein MTDLIARPRRLRKSPALRAMFEETTLTLNDLVLPIFVEEEIDDYKAIEAMPGVMRIPEKHLAREIERIANAGIRSVMTFGISHHTDATGSDAWKEDGLVARMSRICKETVPEMVVMSDTCFCEYTSHGHCGVLCDHGVDNDATLLNLGKQAVVAAAAGADFIAPSAAMDGQVQAIRQALDAAGFTDTAIMSYSTKFASSFYGPFREAAGTALKGDRKTYQMNPLNRREAIRESLLDEAQGADALMVKPAGAYLDILRDIRERTSLPLGAYQVSGEYAMIKFAAMAGAIDEEKVILESLGAIKRAGADLIFSYFALDLAEKKILR; encoded by the coding sequence ATGACCGATTTAATTGCTCGTCCCCGTCGCCTGCGCAAGTCACCCGCACTACGCGCTATGTTTGAAGAGACAACACTGACCTTAAACGATCTGGTGTTGCCGATTTTTGTTGAAGAAGAGATTGACGACTACAAGGCCATCGAAGCCATGCCTGGCGTGATGCGCATTCCTGAAAAGCATCTGGCGCGTGAAATCGAACGTATCGCCAATGCAGGGATCCGCTCGGTGATGACCTTCGGCATCTCCCATCATACTGACGCCACCGGCAGCGATGCCTGGAAAGAGGACGGTCTGGTCGCCCGTATGTCGCGCATTTGCAAAGAGACCGTGCCGGAAATGGTCGTGATGTCCGACACCTGTTTCTGCGAATACACCTCTCACGGCCACTGCGGCGTGCTGTGCGATCACGGTGTGGATAACGATGCTACCCTGCTGAATTTAGGTAAGCAGGCGGTGGTTGCTGCCGCAGCGGGTGCTGATTTCATCGCGCCATCAGCTGCGATGGACGGGCAGGTGCAGGCTATCCGCCAGGCGCTGGATGCTGCCGGTTTTACCGACACGGCCATCATGTCCTACTCCACCAAATTTGCCTCCTCTTTCTACGGCCCGTTCCGTGAAGCAGCCGGTACGGCGCTGAAAGGCGATCGTAAAACGTATCAGATGAACCCGCTCAACCGTCGGGAAGCTATCCGTGAATCCCTGCTCGATGAAGCCCAGGGCGCAGACGCCCTGATGGTGAAACCGGCGGGAGCCTATCTCGATATCCTGCGTGATATTCGCGAACGCACCTCGCTGCCGCTGGGCGCGTACCAGGTCAGCGGCGAGTACGCGATGATCAAATTCGCCGCCATGGCGGGTGCGATCGATGAAGAGAAAGTGATCCTGGAAAGCCTGGGTGCGATCAAACGCGCGGGTGCGGATCTGATCTTCAGCTACTTTGCGCTGGATCTGGCTGAGAAGAAAATTCTGCGCTAA
- a CDS encoding autotransporter outer membrane beta-barrel domain-containing protein: MQTWKKKLVVSQLALACTLAIASQANAKDISGTTYNTFGYDNTAAAPWYYGYADWDYSDATHDGDIYPVINKSTVNGVISTYYLDDGINGRANALSISNSTINGMITSECMTASCADGVDTDGTTHSQYDRFSLTVDNSTINDTYEHYAYDVVNGENTETHYLDTYALGNAITLDVESDIVIQNNSHIAGITLTQGYQERDNTPYDGVEGVANSSNVFTDTLLVKDSVLTSGAYSDLGTSGFYGQTAKPSDYGETNANATAADDAALIVAASASDNAMQTTATFDHSTITGDILFSSTFDNNFYPNGDPATDTTADGIYNPTTNGWDDTDKLDVTLTNGSKWVGAAQSSVEAIGTAQMYGQGYSDVDWRTLSPDSIWPDSTFDNNGHVAGEAVYQSGLFNVTLDNGSEWDTRKLSNIDTLTVNNHSQVNVENSGLLADSITLSNASSLNIGDKGAVATDSLYLDSDSRAALTEETAELYANTITVDNGAELSLGLGQVDTHNMVLTDGGVLNVASRDYVLNSDLNNARYITNDMSNADYDYGVVALNADGHLAVNGDVAGNYAVRIDNATGAGSVADYKGQEIIRVYDNNTETRASFTAANKADLGAYTYQAQQKGDTVVLQQQALTDYANMALSIPSANTNIWNLQQDAVSARLTNSRHGLADNGGAWVSYVGGNFDGDNGVISYDQDVSGIMVGLDTLIDGNNAKWIVGGAAGFAKGDISDRTGQVDQDSQTAMMYASAKFANDLFIDSSLSYTRFNNDLSATMSNGQYVDGNTTTDAVGFGLKLGYDWKPNLSGYVTPYAAVSGLFQSGDDYRLSNDMRMDSQSYDSLRYEAGVDAGYTFNYGGDQALTPYFKLAYVYDDAGNDADVNGDSIDNGVKGSAVRVGLGTQFSFTKNFSAYTDATYLGGGDVDQNWGANLGVKYTW; this comes from the coding sequence ATGCAAACATGGAAAAAGAAACTGGTTGTATCACAACTTGCATTAGCCTGCACCCTGGCTATCGCTTCTCAGGCCAATGCGAAGGATATTTCTGGTACGACATATAATACCTTCGGATATGATAATACGGCAGCTGCACCCTGGTATTATGGTTACGCTGACTGGGATTACTCTGATGCGACGCACGATGGTGATATTTATCCGGTGATTAATAAATCCACCGTGAATGGTGTTATATCAACCTATTATTTGGATGATGGTATCAATGGGCGGGCGAATGCGCTGAGCATTTCCAACAGCACCATTAATGGCATGATCACCTCAGAATGCATGACCGCGTCATGTGCTGATGGCGTGGATACAGACGGCACAACCCATTCTCAATACGACCGTTTTAGCCTGACCGTCGATAACTCCACGATCAATGATACTTACGAGCATTATGCGTATGACGTTGTGAACGGGGAAAATACGGAAACGCACTATCTGGACACCTATGCGCTGGGCAATGCAATTACCCTGGATGTGGAATCGGATATTGTTATTCAGAATAACTCTCACATCGCCGGCATTACCCTGACTCAGGGGTATCAGGAACGGGATAATACCCCGTATGACGGTGTGGAAGGTGTGGCGAACAGCAGCAATGTCTTTACCGACACGCTGCTGGTGAAAGACTCGGTGCTGACCTCTGGCGCATACAGTGACCTGGGCACCAGCGGGTTCTATGGTCAAACCGCGAAGCCGAGTGATTACGGTGAAACCAATGCCAATGCCACTGCGGCTGACGACGCGGCGCTGATTGTTGCTGCCAGTGCGTCTGACAACGCGATGCAGACCACCGCCACGTTTGATCACTCCACGATCACCGGCGATATCCTGTTCTCCAGTACCTTCGATAACAACTTCTACCCGAACGGCGATCCGGCAACCGATACGACGGCTGACGGTATATACAACCCAACCACCAACGGCTGGGATGACACCGATAAGCTGGACGTCACGCTGACCAATGGCAGCAAATGGGTCGGCGCAGCGCAGTCCAGCGTTGAGGCTATCGGCACCGCGCAGATGTATGGCCAGGGCTACAGTGACGTTGACTGGCGCACCCTCTCTCCAGATAGCATCTGGCCGGATTCCACGTTCGACAATAATGGACATGTCGCGGGTGAAGCGGTCTATCAGAGCGGTCTGTTCAACGTCACGCTGGATAACGGCTCTGAGTGGGATACCCGTAAGCTCTCTAACATCGACACGCTGACGGTGAATAATCATTCGCAGGTCAATGTTGAAAACTCGGGCCTGCTGGCTGATTCCATCACCCTGTCCAATGCTTCATCTCTGAACATCGGTGACAAGGGTGCCGTGGCAACCGACAGCCTCTATCTGGACAGCGACAGCCGTGCGGCCCTGACAGAGGAAACCGCGGAGCTGTATGCCAATACCATTACCGTGGACAACGGTGCGGAGCTGTCTCTCGGCCTCGGCCAGGTGGATACGCACAATATGGTGTTAACGGATGGCGGCGTGCTGAACGTGGCCAGCCGTGATTACGTGTTGAACAGCGATCTGAACAACGCCCGCTATATCACCAATGATATGAGCAACGCCGATTACGATTACGGCGTTGTGGCACTTAACGCTGACGGCCATTTGGCCGTGAATGGTGACGTGGCAGGGAATTACGCCGTGCGTATCGACAACGCCACCGGCGCCGGCTCTGTTGCTGACTATAAAGGCCAGGAGATTATCCGTGTTTATGACAACAACACGGAGACCCGCGCTAGCTTCACTGCGGCAAATAAAGCCGATTTAGGGGCATATACTTATCAGGCGCAGCAGAAAGGCGACACTGTTGTTCTGCAACAGCAAGCGCTGACCGATTATGCCAACATGGCGCTGAGCATCCCGTCTGCTAACACCAACATCTGGAATCTGCAGCAGGATGCAGTTAGCGCGCGTCTGACCAACAGCCGTCATGGCCTGGCGGATAACGGCGGGGCATGGGTAAGCTACGTTGGCGGCAACTTCGACGGCGATAATGGCGTTATCAGCTACGATCAGGACGTGAGCGGTATCATGGTTGGTCTGGATACCCTGATTGACGGTAATAATGCGAAGTGGATCGTCGGTGGTGCGGCAGGTTTCGCCAAAGGCGATATCAGCGATCGCACCGGTCAGGTGGATCAGGACAGCCAGACGGCAATGATGTACGCGTCCGCGAAATTTGCGAACGATCTGTTCATCGACAGTTCCCTGAGCTACACCCGATTCAACAACGATCTCTCCGCGACCATGAGCAATGGTCAGTATGTTGACGGTAACACCACCACCGACGCCGTTGGTTTTGGGTTGAAACTGGGCTATGACTGGAAACCAAACCTCTCTGGTTATGTGACGCCATACGCAGCCGTGTCGGGTCTGTTCCAGTCCGGTGATGACTATCGCCTCAGCAACGACATGCGCATGGATAGTCAATCCTATGACAGCCTGCGTTACGAAGCGGGTGTGGATGCCGGTTACACCTTTAACTACGGCGGTGACCAGGCGCTTACGCCTTACTTCAAACTCGCTTATGTCTATGACGACGCTGGTAACGATGCCGATGTTAACGGTGACAGCATTGATAATGGTGTGAAAGGCTCCGCAGTGCGGGTTGGTCTGGGTACCCAGTTTAGCTTTACGAAGAACTTCAGTGCTTACACTGATGCCACTTATCTGGGCGGCGGTGACGTTGACCAGAACTGGGGCGCAAATCTGGGTGTGAAATATACCTGGTAA
- a CDS encoding helix-turn-helix domain-containing protein: MNVNAKPLSELSRLEACLIAASTPFKSAPQQLITSGKGSEPCTYVFQTGVIEVYRHSDDLLVGIASAPFIFGLSAVVINHSQEYRVTAKTACTGFYLPAATTRQLIQQHSLWKDAFCWLSWINYILGKRDRQLVGNNSYHQIRAMLLNMAEWDETLRSKIGVMNHIQQSTRISRSVVAEVLAALRQGNYINMSRGKLVSINRLPTEY, encoded by the coding sequence ATGAACGTTAATGCGAAACCACTTTCTGAATTAAGCCGGCTCGAAGCATGTTTGATAGCAGCCAGTACCCCGTTTAAATCTGCTCCACAGCAATTAATTACCTCGGGCAAGGGGAGTGAGCCTTGTACCTACGTATTCCAGACCGGCGTTATTGAAGTTTATCGTCATTCAGACGATCTGCTGGTTGGCATTGCGTCAGCCCCTTTTATTTTTGGCCTGTCTGCCGTAGTGATCAATCACAGCCAGGAATACAGAGTCACTGCCAAAACGGCCTGTACCGGTTTTTATTTGCCCGCGGCGACCACCCGTCAACTCATTCAACAGCATTCGCTCTGGAAAGACGCGTTTTGCTGGTTATCCTGGATAAATTACATTCTGGGCAAACGCGACAGGCAGCTGGTGGGAAATAACTCCTATCACCAGATCCGCGCAATGCTGCTGAATATGGCCGAGTGGGATGAAACGCTGCGTTCAAAAATTGGTGTGATGAATCATATACAACAAAGCACGCGTATTTCACGCTCTGTCGTTGCCGAAGTGCTCGCTGCTTTGCGACAAGGCAACTACATCAATATGAGCCGGGGCAAACTGGTCAGCATCAACCGTTTGCCCACGGAATATTAA
- the ampH gene encoding D-alanyl-D-alanine-carboxypeptidase/endopeptidase AmpH has protein sequence MKRCLLSFAALCAVSFSTAQAAQPLTAPVLASDIADRYANLIYYGSGATGMAMVVIDGNQRVFRSFGETRPGNNVHPQLDSVIRIASLTKLMTSEMLVKLLDQGVVKLDDPLSKYAPPGARVPTYQGTPITLVNLATHTSALPREQPGGAAHRDVFVWPTREQRWNYLSTATLKSAPGSQASYSNLAFDLLADALSTAAGKPYPQLFEEQITRPLGMKDTTFTPSPDQCRRLMVAEKGASPCNNTLAAIGSGGVYSTPGDMMRWMQQFLSSDFYARSHQADRMQTLIYQRSQLHRVIGMDVPGKADALGMGWVYMAPKNGRPGIIQKTGGGGGFITYMAMIPQSNVGAFVVVTRSPNTRFVNMSDGINNLVAELSANKAQVLTASIQP, from the coding sequence TTGAAACGTTGTCTGCTCTCTTTTGCCGCGCTGTGTGCGGTGAGCTTCTCCACCGCCCAGGCAGCTCAGCCGCTGACGGCCCCCGTTTTGGCTTCAGATATTGCCGATCGCTACGCGAACCTTATCTATTACGGCAGTGGCGCGACCGGGATGGCGATGGTGGTCATCGACGGCAACCAGCGCGTGTTTCGCAGCTTTGGCGAAACGCGACCGGGAAATAACGTTCACCCGCAGCTGGATTCCGTGATCCGCATTGCGTCCTTAACCAAGCTGATGACCAGCGAAATGCTGGTGAAATTACTCGATCAGGGCGTGGTCAAGCTCGACGATCCGCTCAGCAAATATGCGCCGCCAGGCGCACGCGTTCCAACCTATCAGGGCACGCCCATCACGCTGGTAAACCTTGCCACCCATACCAGCGCGCTGCCTCGCGAACAACCCGGCGGCGCGGCGCACCGTGACGTTTTTGTCTGGCCAACGCGCGAACAGCGCTGGAACTACCTGAGCACCGCCACGCTGAAATCGGCCCCGGGTTCACAGGCATCTTACTCAAACCTGGCGTTTGACCTGCTGGCAGATGCGCTCTCGACGGCAGCAGGCAAACCTTACCCGCAGCTCTTTGAAGAGCAGATAACGCGCCCGCTCGGCATGAAGGACACCACCTTTACCCCTTCTCCGGATCAGTGCCGACGCCTGATGGTGGCAGAGAAAGGCGCTAGTCCGTGTAATAACACCCTGGCAGCCATCGGCAGTGGCGGGGTCTATTCAACGCCAGGCGACATGATGCGCTGGATGCAGCAGTTCCTCTCATCAGATTTCTATGCGCGCAGTCACCAGGCCGATCGCATGCAGACCCTGATTTACCAGCGTAGCCAGTTGCACCGCGTGATCGGCATGGACGTACCGGGTAAAGCCGACGCGCTGGGCATGGGCTGGGTCTATATGGCACCCAAAAATGGCCGACCGGGCATTATTCAGAAAACCGGTGGCGGCGGTGGATTCATCACCTATATGGCGATGATCCCGCAGTCCAACGTGGGCGCGTTTGTGGTCGTCACCCGCTCTCCAAATACGCGTTTCGTCAATATGAGCGATGGCATCAATAACTTAGTGGCTGAGCTGAGCGCCAATAAAGCCCAGGTGCTCACCGCCTCCATCCAGCCTTAA
- a CDS encoding isochorismatase family protein, translating into MSVKRVVMVVDMQQGVFATPRYQREKCVSLINQLTQAAERVIFIQHTGEGGLEEGSEGFALLPELHQPADALYVTKTACDAFYNTALEAVLREQGIREFVICGCATDYCVDATIKNGVSRGYHITVAEDAHTTANRPAADAPILINHYNDVWRDFIAPANPLAVKRTETILENWKAN; encoded by the coding sequence ATGTCAGTGAAGCGTGTAGTTATGGTTGTCGATATGCAGCAAGGGGTGTTTGCAACGCCGCGTTACCAACGCGAAAAATGTGTTTCGCTTATCAATCAGCTCACGCAGGCCGCCGAACGGGTGATTTTTATTCAGCATACCGGTGAAGGCGGTCTGGAAGAGGGGAGCGAAGGGTTTGCGCTGCTGCCTGAACTCCATCAGCCCGCTGACGCGCTTTACGTCACCAAGACTGCCTGCGATGCATTTTATAACACCGCACTTGAAGCGGTGTTGCGCGAGCAAGGTATTCGCGAGTTTGTCATCTGCGGCTGTGCCACCGATTACTGTGTCGACGCGACCATCAAGAATGGGGTCAGCCGTGGCTATCACATTACCGTGGCGGAAGATGCCCATACCACGGCTAATCGTCCGGCAGCCGACGCGCCCATTCTGATTAACCATTACAACGACGTCTGGCGTGACTTTATTGCGCCGGCCAATCCTCTCGCGGTGAAACGCACCGAAACAATTCTCGAAAACTGGAAAGCGAACTAA
- the sbmA gene encoding peptide antibiotic transporter SbmA: MFKSFFPKPGPFFLSAFIWALIAVIFWQAGGGAWLARITGATGDVPISAARFWSLSYLLFYAYYMVCVGLFALFWFVYAPHRWQYWSILGTSLIIFVTWFLVEVGVAVNAWYAPFYDLIQTALSSPHKVTINQFYHEVGIFLGIALIAVVIGVMNNFFVSHYVFRWRTAMNEHYMAHWQHLRHIEGAAQRVQEDTMRFASTLEDMGVSFINAIMTLIAFLPVLVTLSAHVPDLPLVGHLPYGLVIAAIVWSLMGTGLLAVVGIKLPGLEFKNQRVEAAYRKELVYGEDDANRASPPTVRELFGAVRRNYFRLYFHYMYFNIARILYLQVDNVFGLFLLFPSIVAGTITLGLMTQITNVFGQVRGSFQYLISSWTTLVELMSIYKRLRSFERELDGQELQEVTNTFS; the protein is encoded by the coding sequence ATGTTTAAGTCTTTTTTCCCAAAGCCGGGGCCTTTTTTCCTGTCGGCATTTATTTGGGCACTGATCGCTGTCATTTTCTGGCAGGCTGGCGGCGGGGCGTGGCTGGCCCGCATTACGGGCGCAACGGGTGACGTCCCGATCAGCGCCGCTCGCTTCTGGTCGCTTAGCTATTTGCTGTTTTACGCCTACTACATGGTATGCGTTGGCCTGTTTGCCCTGTTCTGGTTTGTCTATGCGCCGCACCGCTGGCAATACTGGTCGATTCTGGGAACCTCGCTGATTATCTTTGTGACCTGGTTCCTGGTGGAAGTGGGGGTGGCAGTAAACGCCTGGTATGCCCCGTTCTACGACCTTATCCAGACCGCGCTGAGTTCGCCGCATAAGGTAACCATTAACCAGTTTTACCATGAGGTGGGCATTTTCCTCGGTATCGCGTTGATTGCGGTGGTGATCGGGGTGATGAACAACTTCTTCGTAAGCCACTACGTTTTCCGCTGGCGTACCGCGATGAACGAACACTATATGGCGCACTGGCAACACCTGCGTCATATCGAAGGTGCAGCACAGCGTGTGCAGGAAGACACCATGCGTTTTGCCTCCACCCTTGAAGACATGGGCGTCAGCTTTATCAACGCCATCATGACGCTGATTGCCTTCCTGCCGGTGCTGGTGACGCTCTCGGCTCACGTGCCGGATCTGCCTCTTGTCGGTCATCTGCCGTATGGGCTGGTGATTGCGGCGATTGTCTGGTCTCTGATGGGGACGGGGCTGCTGGCGGTGGTCGGGATTAAGCTGCCGGGTCTGGAGTTTAAAAATCAACGCGTGGAAGCGGCTTATCGTAAAGAGCTGGTCTACGGTGAAGATGATGCTAACCGCGCCTCGCCACCAACCGTACGTGAGCTGTTTGGTGCCGTGCGTCGCAACTATTTCCGTCTCTACTTCCACTATATGTATTTCAATATTGCGCGCATTTTGTATCTGCAGGTCGATAACGTTTTCGGTTTGTTCCTGCTGTTCCCGTCCATCGTTGCGGGTACGATTACGCTCGGTCTGATGACTCAGATAACAAACGTTTTTGGTCAGGTGCGTGGCTCATTCCAGTATCTGATCAGCTCCTGGACCACGCTGGTGGAACTGATGTCCATCTATAAACGTTTACGCAGCTTTGAGCGTGAGCTGGACGGCCAGGAACTGCAGGAAGTCACCAATACATTTAGCTAA